A genomic segment from Acipenser ruthenus chromosome 5, fAciRut3.2 maternal haplotype, whole genome shotgun sequence encodes:
- the LOC117403018 gene encoding potassium voltage-gated channel subfamily G member 3-like: MKFGSGTCILNVGGIKYAFPRDVIKDFPLRRVSRLHGCVSEKEVLEVCDDYDRERNEFFFDRHSEAFGFIMLYVKYGKLRFAPQMCELAFYNEMIYWGLESAHLEFCCQRRLDDRMSETYTYYSEEDTKTEDELRVEEEGEHPAGRGRRSAKWLERMRRTFEEPMSSIAAQILASVSVIFVIVSMVILCASTLPDWKTAENRSVDEHRYTEHLTDHSGIIEAVCIGWFTAECIVRFIVSKDKCKFMRRPLNIIDMLAITPYYISVLMTGLTGENSQLQRAGVTLRVLRMMRIFWLIKLARHFLGLQTLGLTLKRCYREMVMLLVFICVAMVIFGALSQLLEHGLDLDMGNEDYASIPAACWWVIISMTTVGYGDMYPITMPGRVLGGVCVVSGIVLLALPITFIYHSFVQCYQELKCRSARCGRSLSAELLN; encoded by the exons ATGAAGTTTGGAAGCGGCACTTGCATTCTGAATGTGGGTGGCATCAAGTATGCGTTCCCCAGAGATGTGATCAAGGATTTCCCTCTCAGGAGAGTCAGTCGGCTCCACGGCTGCGTGTCGGAGAAAGAGGTGCTGGAAGTGTGCGATGACTACGACCGGGAGAGGAACGAGTTTTTCTTTGACCGGCACTCGGAAGCTTTCGGCTTTATCATGCTCTATGTCAAGTACGGCAAGCTCCGCTTCGCCCCGCAGATGTGCGAGCTGGCCTTCTACAACGAGATGATCTACTGGGGGCTGGAAAGTGCGCACCTGGAGTTCTGCTGCCAAAGGCGACTGGACGACAGGATGTCCGAGACTTACACCTACTACTCAGAGGAGGACACGAAAACAGAGGACGAGCTGAGAGTGGAGGAAGAGGGCGAGCACCCGGCGGGACGGGGAAGAAGGAGCGCAAAGTggctggagaggatgcggaggaCTTTTGAGGAACCCATGTCCTCCATAGCCGCGCAGATTCTGGCCTCAGTGTCGGTAATATTTGTAATTGTGTCCATGGTGATCCTATGTGCCAGCACGCTGCCAGACTGGAAAACTGCAGAGAACAGAAGCGTGGACGAGCACAGGTACACAGAGCACTTAACGGATCACTCCGG GATAATCGAGGCGGTGTGCATTGGCTGGTTCACGGCGGAATGCATCGTGCGCTTCATCGTGTCGAAGGACAAGTGCAAGTTCATGCGACGGCCCCTGAACATCATCGACATGCTGGCTATCACCCCGTACTACATCTCCGTGTTGATGACGGGGCTGACCGGCGAGAACTCGCAGCTGCAGCGGGCCGGGGTGACCCTGCGCGTGCTCCGCATGATGAGGATCTTTTGGCTCATCAAGCTGGCCCGCCACTTCCTGGGGCTGCAGACTCTGGGGTTGACTCTGAAGCGCTGCTACCGTGAGATGGTCATGCTACTGGTCTTCATCTGCGTGGCCATGGTCATCTTCGGGGCTCTGTCCCAGCTGCTGGAGCATGGGCTGGACCTGGACATGGGCAACGAGGACTACGCCAGCATCCCCGCTGCCTGCTGGTGGGTTATTATCTCCATGACCACCGTTGGCTATGGAGACATGTACCCCATCACCATGCCCGGGAGAGTGCTGGGAGGGGTCTGTGTGGTCAGTGGCATTGTCCTGCTGGCGCTGCCCATCACTTTCATCTACCACAGCTTCGTCCAGTGCTACCAAGAACTCAAGTGCCGCTCCGCGCGCTGCGGCAGGAGCCTGTCTGCAGAGCTCTTAAACTGA